One region of Erythrolamprus reginae isolate rEryReg1 chromosome 8, rEryReg1.hap1, whole genome shotgun sequence genomic DNA includes:
- the DDOST gene encoding dolichyl-diphosphooligosaccharide--protein glycosyltransferase 48 kDa subunit, which translates to MAAAVLLMVTGLVAAAVSAVPGGGGPRTLVLLENMNLKDTHSLFLRSLAERGFDLTFRTADDPGLSLLKYGEFLYDNLVIFSPSVEDFGGNINVETIAAFIDGGGNILVAASSDIGDPLRELGSECGIEFDEEKTGVIDHHNYDISDPGQHTLIVADPENLLKAPTIVGKKPHNPILFRGVGMVADPDNPLVLDILTGSSTSYSFFPDKAITQYPHAVGKNTLLIAGLQARNNARVVFSGSLDFFSDAFFTSSVQKAAAGSQRYPQTGNYELAMALSRWVFKEEGVLRVGEVSHHRVGEKAPPSAYTVTDLVEYSIVIEKLSDGKWVPFDGDDIQLEFVRIDPFVRTFLKKNGGKYSVQFKLPDVYGVFQFKVDYNRLGYTHLYSSTQVSVRPLQHTQYERFIPSAYPYYASAFSMMVGLFLFSIVFLHMKEKEKSD; encoded by the exons atggcggcggcggtgCTGCTCATGGTGACAGGGCTGGTGGCGGCGGCTGTATCTGCAGTGCCCGGTGGGGGAGGCCCGCGAACGTTGGTGCTGCTGGAGAATATGAACCTGAAGGACACGCACTCGCTCTTCCTGCGCAGCCTGGCAG AGCGAGGTTTTGACCTGACCTTCCGGACGGCGGACGACCCCGGCCTCTCCTTGCTCAAGTACGGGGAGTTCCTTTACGACAACCTGGTGATTTTCTCCCCCTCGGTGGAAG ATTTTGGAGGCAACATTAACGTGGAGACCATTGCTGCTTTCATTGATGGGGGTGGAAATATCCTCGTGGCTGCCAGTTCAGATATCG GTGATCCCCTTCGAGAATTGGGAAGTGAATGCGGGATAGAATTTGATGAGGAAAAGACAGGTGTGATTGACCATCACAACTACGATATCTCTGACCCAGGACAG CATACCCTGATTGTCGCAGACCCTGAGAATCTCCTTAAGGCTCCAACGATTGTGGGGAAGAAGCCACATAATCCCATTCTTTTCAGGGGAGTCGG GATGGTGGCTGATCCTGACAATCCTTTGGTCCTTGATATTCTCACTGGCTCCTCAACTTCGTATTCCTTCTTTCCTGACAAAGCTATCACCCAG tACCCTCATGCTGTTGGAAAGAACACCCTCCTGATCGCTGGCCTTCAGGCCCGGAATAATGCCCGTGTGGTCTTCAGTGGCTCCCTGGATTTCTTCAGCGATGCCTTTTTCACGTCATCGGTGCAGAAGGCGGCGGCAGGCTCTCAAAG GTACCCCCAAACGGGGAATTACGAGCTGGCCATGGCCTTGTCCCGCTGGGTCTTCAAGGAGGAAGGGGTGCTGCGTGTGGGAGAGGTCTCTCACCACCGGGTGGGCGAGAAGGCGCCTCCAAGCGCCTACACCGTCACTGACTTGGTG GAGTACAGCATCGTCATCGAAAAGCTGTCCGATGGGAAATGGGTTCCCTTTGATGGCGATGATATTCAGCTGGAGTTTGTCCGCATTGACCCCTTTGTGAGGACCTTCCTCAAGAAAAACG GCGGAAAGTACAGCGTCCAGTTCAAGCTGCCAGATGTCTATGGGGTGTTCCAGTTCAAGGTGGACTACAACCGTCTCGGCTACACACACCTCTACTCTTCCACTCAG GTATCCGTCCGTCCTCTGCAGCACACGCAGTACGAGCGCTTCATCCCTTCCGCTTATCCGTACTACGCCAGCGCCTTCTCGATGATGGTGGGCTTGTTCTTGTTCAGCATTGTCTTCCTGCacatgaaggagaaggagaaatcgGACTGA
- the SH2D5 gene encoding SH2 domain-containing protein 5, giving the protein MKRQPTGRGPEPRAGRVLTKAAEYVGSFPVEDADLPRAGQAVHQRLQLLKDCPRRRSVLLRFCLQGLKMLGRDGEAPLMAHALKRLAYSTCRPADRQFAFLARNPRSTRGSLFCHLFVGGQPGEVQALHYLLCRFFQLGYLLLHPEDQDWPSSGGSAQRDSGKLLGASLDNPVVWESLNPEEVSQNVNALVSFRRLPCPTEFGTSVSVRERLDLEESSSSNMGGARPGNPYCSPILVRKKAIRSKILRSGAYRGCTFEAASQQGAWEGFSTSCDGKGSLLHLPENENDLRESVWSFAGINRDAGLALLRNDMLGAFLLWAESGSTHQWCLAVRTRCGVVPYQIYRSQLGKYSVEHLNVEFPSMEALLDNYSGVRAGLFCSLGAGRINHCYEEQDDPAEDLWGEERTRRKSSWLFGSSRSLAVPHEVEGCSAGPFS; this is encoded by the exons atGAAGAGGCAGCCGACCGGGCGCGGGCCGGAGCCCAGAGCCGGCCGAGTCCTGACCAAAGCGGCCGAG TACGTGGGCTCTTTCCCCGTGGAAGACGCCGATCTGCCCCGGGCGGGCCAAGCGGTCCATCAGCGGCTGCAGCTCCTGAAG GACTGTCCGCGGCGGCGCTCCGTCCTCCTGCGCTTCTGCCTGCAGGGCCTGAAGATGCTCGGGCGCGACGGGGAG GCTCCGCTCATGGCCCACGCCCTCAAGCGCCTCGCCTACAGCACCTGCAGGCCCGCCGATCGGCAGTTCGCCTTCCTGGCTCGCAACCCGCGCAGCACTCGCGGCAGCCTCTTCTGCCACCTCTTCGTGGGCGGCCAGCCCGGCGAG GTCCAGGCGCTGCACTACCTCCTCTGCCGCTTCTTCCAGCTGGGCTACCTTCTCCTGCATCCCGAAGATCAGGACTGGCCCTCTTCTGGCGGCTCTGCCCAGCGTGACTCCGGGAAGCTCCTGGGTGCCTCACTGGACAACCCAGTGGTCTGGGAGTCCCTCAACCCTGAGGAGGTCTCCCAGAATGTCAATGCCCTGGTCTCCTTCCGGAGGCTGCCCTGCCCCACCGAATTCGGGACCTCTGTCAGCGTG AGAGAGAGGCTGGACCTGGaggaaagcagcagcagcaacatggGTGGCGCCCGTCCTGGAAACCCCTACTGTTCCCCAATTCTGGTGCGCAAGAAGGCCATTCGCAGCAAGATTCTCCGTTCTGGGGCCTACCGAGGTTGTACCTTTGAGGCAGCTTCTCAGCAGGGCGCCTGGGAAGGAT TTTCCACCAGCTGCGATGGCAAAGGGAGCCTGCTTCACCTGCCAGAAAACGAGAACGATCTGAGGGAGAGCGTATGGTCCTTTGCGGGCATCAACAG AGATGCTGGCCTGGCCCTCCTAAGGAACGACATGCTGGGGGCTTTTCTTCTGTGGGCCGAGTCAGGATCCACCCATCAGTGGTGCCTGGCAGTGAGGACCCGCTGCGGCGTCGTTCCATATCAAATTTATCGCAGCCAGCTGGGAAAGTACTCGGTTGAG CATTTGAACGTAGAATTCCCCAGTATGGAAGCCTTGTTGGACAATTACTCCGGGGTTCGTGCAGGCCTTTTCTGCTCCTTAGGCGCAGGAAGAATCAACCATTGTTATGAGGAGCAAGACGATCCGGCCGAGGATCTCTGGGGAGAAGAGCGAACTCGGCGGAAATCCTCGTGGCTGTTTGGGTCCAGTCGGTCTCTGGCTGTGCCGCACGAGGTGGAGGGATGCTCAGCCGGTCCCTTCTCTTAG
- the HP1BP3 gene encoding heterochromatin protein 1-binding protein 3 isoform X2, producing the protein MPIRRAVNTSRETPPKSKPAEVEETKPEPDVSSEESASTVEEQENQAPSAAPAETEQPKEAGEEEKADVKPAEEAKKEEKDPEKEKEKKVKKTIPAWATLSASQLARAQKQTQMAASSRPKMDAILIEAIKACYQKGGASVVAIRKYIISKYPSLDLERRGYLLKQALKRELERGIIRQVKGKGASGSFVVAPNSGKASSKARDRKRSLSASGAEQHVKLEDVLPLAFTRLCEPKEASYSLIKKYVSQYYPKLKVDIRPQLLKNALQRAVEKGQLEQITGKGASGTFQLKKSGEKPLLGGSLMEDAILSAIAAMNEPKTCSTTALKKYVLEKHPGTNSSLQVHLLKRTLQKCEKFGWMEQISGKGFSGTFQLCFPYYPSPGILFPEKQKEDKEESEEESEEEETDDDEESEEESEEDEPPPPPKKKMPKRPPPKARNRAPPMVKRRETKPAPVRKPPLAPRGKPKPPPPPPPPPPKAKKAKAVPPRPAVKSLSSTSPAAPKKKPAAAVAASASAKRDRQPPSVKKSKTTMRKSLRVKK; encoded by the exons ATGCCGATCCGCCGAGCGGTGAATACTTCTCGGGAAACTCCTCCCAAAAGCAAGCCTGCTGAAGTTGAGGAAACCAAGCCAg aACCGGATGTCAGCTCGGAAGAATCCGCCTCCACTGTGGAGGAACAAGAGAATCAGGCGCCCTCCGCTGCCCCTGCTGAGACAGAGCAGCCGAAGGAGgccggggaggaggagaaggcagaTGTGAAGCCTGCAGAGGAAGCCAAGAAGGA GGAGAAAGatccagagaaagagaaagagaagaaagtgaAGAAGACCATTCCCGCTTGGGCCACTCTCTCAGCCAGCCAGTTAGCCAGAGCTCAGAAGCAGACGCAGATGGCAGCTTCCTCTCGGCCCAAGATGGATGCCATTTTGATCGAAGCAATCAAA GCATGCTATCAGAAAGGCGGGGCATCGGTGGTCGCCATCCGAAAGTACATCATCAGCAAGTACCCTTCGCTAGACCTGGAGCGGAGGGGGTACCTTCTGAAGCAGGCCCTGAAGAGGGAGCTCGAGCGGGGGATCATCCGCCAG GTAAAAGGGAAAGGAGCATCTGGAAgctttgtggtggcccccaactcAGGGAAAGCGAGCTCCAAGGCCAGAGACCGGAAG CGGAGCTTGTCGGCCTCTGGTGCAGAGCAGCATGTGAAGCTGGAGGACGTTCTTCCGCTGGCCTTTACCCGCCTCTGTGAACCCAAGGAGGCCTCCTACAGCCTGATCAAAAAATACGTCTCCCAGTATTACCCCAAGCTGAAGGTGGACATCCG GCCCCAGCTGCTGAAGAACGCCCTGCAGCGGGCGGTGGAGAAGGGCCAGCTGGAGCAGATCACGGGCAAGGGGGCCTCTGGCACCTTCCAG CTGAAAAAGTCAGGGGAGAAGCCGTTGCTGGGTGGGAGCCTGATGGAGGACGCCATCCTCTCCGCCATCGCAGCCATGAATGAGCCTAAGACCTGTTCTACCACTGCTCTCAAGAAATACGTCCTGGAGAAACACCCAGGCACAAACTCCAGCCTCCAGG TCCACCTCCTGAAGCGGACTCTGCAGAAGTGTGAGAAGTTCGGCTGGATGGAGCAGATCTCTGGCAAGGGCTTCAGCGGCACCTTCCAGCTGTGTTTCCCCTACTATCCAAG cCCGGGCATTCTGTTCCCGGAGAAACAGAAGGAGGACAAGGAGGAATCAGAGGAGGAATCGGAGGAGGAAGAGACCGATGACGACGAGGAATCAGAGGAGGAATCGGAGGAAGATGAGCCGCCTCCACCTCCAAAGAAGAA GATGCCAAAGCGACCCCCACCCAAAGCCCGGAACAGAGCCCCTCCCATGGTGAAGCGACGGGAGACCAAGCCCGCCCCCGTCCGGAAGCCTCCCCTGGCGCCCCGTGGGAAACCGAagccgcctcctcctccacctcctccacccCCCAAGGCCAAGAAAGCCAAGGCCGTTCCCCCCCGGCCGGCCGTCAAGAGCCTCTCCAGCACCAGCCCGGCTGCCCCCAAGAAGAAGCCAGCTGCAGCTGTGGCGGCCTCAGCAAGCGCCAAGCGGGACCGGCAGCCCCCCTCCGTGAAGAAAAGCAAGACCACCATGCGGAAATCGCTGAGAGTAAAGAAGTAG
- the HP1BP3 gene encoding heterochromatin protein 1-binding protein 3 isoform X1 has product MATELSEADPAHRKAVPLLTGAPLDKLSETVEEGAMPIRRAVNTSRETPPKSKPAEVEETKPEPDVSSEESASTVEEQENQAPSAAPAETEQPKEAGEEEKADVKPAEEAKKEEKDPEKEKEKKVKKTIPAWATLSASQLARAQKQTQMAASSRPKMDAILIEAIKACYQKGGASVVAIRKYIISKYPSLDLERRGYLLKQALKRELERGIIRQVKGKGASGSFVVAPNSGKASSKARDRKRSLSASGAEQHVKLEDVLPLAFTRLCEPKEASYSLIKKYVSQYYPKLKVDIRPQLLKNALQRAVEKGQLEQITGKGASGTFQLKKSGEKPLLGGSLMEDAILSAIAAMNEPKTCSTTALKKYVLEKHPGTNSSLQVHLLKRTLQKCEKFGWMEQISGKGFSGTFQLCFPYYPSPGILFPEKQKEDKEESEEESEEEETDDDEESEEESEEDEPPPPPKKKMPKRPPPKARNRAPPMVKRRETKPAPVRKPPLAPRGKPKPPPPPPPPPPKAKKAKAVPPRPAVKSLSSTSPAAPKKKPAAAVAASASAKRDRQPPSVKKSKTTMRKSLRVKK; this is encoded by the exons CACCGTAAGGCAGTTCCACTCTTAACAGGAGCTCCCCTGGACAAGTTGAGTGAG ACAGTCGAAGAAGGAGCCATGCCGATCCGCCGAGCGGTGAATACTTCTCGGGAAACTCCTCCCAAAAGCAAGCCTGCTGAAGTTGAGGAAACCAAGCCAg aACCGGATGTCAGCTCGGAAGAATCCGCCTCCACTGTGGAGGAACAAGAGAATCAGGCGCCCTCCGCTGCCCCTGCTGAGACAGAGCAGCCGAAGGAGgccggggaggaggagaaggcagaTGTGAAGCCTGCAGAGGAAGCCAAGAAGGA GGAGAAAGatccagagaaagagaaagagaagaaagtgaAGAAGACCATTCCCGCTTGGGCCACTCTCTCAGCCAGCCAGTTAGCCAGAGCTCAGAAGCAGACGCAGATGGCAGCTTCCTCTCGGCCCAAGATGGATGCCATTTTGATCGAAGCAATCAAA GCATGCTATCAGAAAGGCGGGGCATCGGTGGTCGCCATCCGAAAGTACATCATCAGCAAGTACCCTTCGCTAGACCTGGAGCGGAGGGGGTACCTTCTGAAGCAGGCCCTGAAGAGGGAGCTCGAGCGGGGGATCATCCGCCAG GTAAAAGGGAAAGGAGCATCTGGAAgctttgtggtggcccccaactcAGGGAAAGCGAGCTCCAAGGCCAGAGACCGGAAG CGGAGCTTGTCGGCCTCTGGTGCAGAGCAGCATGTGAAGCTGGAGGACGTTCTTCCGCTGGCCTTTACCCGCCTCTGTGAACCCAAGGAGGCCTCCTACAGCCTGATCAAAAAATACGTCTCCCAGTATTACCCCAAGCTGAAGGTGGACATCCG GCCCCAGCTGCTGAAGAACGCCCTGCAGCGGGCGGTGGAGAAGGGCCAGCTGGAGCAGATCACGGGCAAGGGGGCCTCTGGCACCTTCCAG CTGAAAAAGTCAGGGGAGAAGCCGTTGCTGGGTGGGAGCCTGATGGAGGACGCCATCCTCTCCGCCATCGCAGCCATGAATGAGCCTAAGACCTGTTCTACCACTGCTCTCAAGAAATACGTCCTGGAGAAACACCCAGGCACAAACTCCAGCCTCCAGG TCCACCTCCTGAAGCGGACTCTGCAGAAGTGTGAGAAGTTCGGCTGGATGGAGCAGATCTCTGGCAAGGGCTTCAGCGGCACCTTCCAGCTGTGTTTCCCCTACTATCCAAG cCCGGGCATTCTGTTCCCGGAGAAACAGAAGGAGGACAAGGAGGAATCAGAGGAGGAATCGGAGGAGGAAGAGACCGATGACGACGAGGAATCAGAGGAGGAATCGGAGGAAGATGAGCCGCCTCCACCTCCAAAGAAGAA GATGCCAAAGCGACCCCCACCCAAAGCCCGGAACAGAGCCCCTCCCATGGTGAAGCGACGGGAGACCAAGCCCGCCCCCGTCCGGAAGCCTCCCCTGGCGCCCCGTGGGAAACCGAagccgcctcctcctccacctcctccacccCCCAAGGCCAAGAAAGCCAAGGCCGTTCCCCCCCGGCCGGCCGTCAAGAGCCTCTCCAGCACCAGCCCGGCTGCCCCCAAGAAGAAGCCAGCTGCAGCTGTGGCGGCCTCAGCAAGCGCCAAGCGGGACCGGCAGCCCCCCTCCGTGAAGAAAAGCAAGACCACCATGCGGAAATCGCTGAGAGTAAAGAAGTAG